Proteins from a genomic interval of Candidatus Acidulodesulfobacterium acidiphilum:
- a CDS encoding tetratricopeptide repeat protein, producing the protein MDKIDLEGFFIKNKIALIAVLILVILIAGAVFGIRYYKSVQSKKASKLLWKGVRLYMSYDGKNPSAITKSISYLKKLRGEYGGTSAAKISCFYAGLDYMRIGKFKNSSSYFNKYVKYYPKPGSDNLTYLAYSNLATVSMLEKNYKSAIPDFAAMSKINDVKLQEYAMLEEAAVYTKIKEPKKAVALYKAMLTNDAMTKDRGYIENLIQLNS; encoded by the coding sequence ATGGATAAAATCGATTTGGAAGGCTTTTTTATTAAAAATAAGATTGCGTTAATAGCCGTTCTCATACTGGTTATTCTTATAGCCGGCGCCGTTTTCGGCATAAGATATTATAAAAGCGTGCAAAGCAAAAAAGCTTCAAAACTTTTATGGAAAGGCGTAAGGCTTTATATGTCTTACGACGGAAAAAATCCTTCAGCTATTACAAAATCTATTTCATACCTAAAAAAACTCCGCGGCGAATACGGAGGAACCAGTGCGGCTAAAATATCTTGTTTTTATGCGGGTTTAGATTATATGAGAATAGGAAAATTTAAAAATTCGTCGTCTTATTTTAACAAATACGTCAAATATTATCCAAAACCTGGTTCAGACAACTTAACTTATCTAGCTTACAGTAATCTTGCAACGGTTTCTATGCTGGAAAAGAATTATAAAAGCGCAATACCAGATTTTGCCGCCATGTCCAAAATAAACGACGTAAAGCTTCAGGAATATGCCATGCTTGAAGAAGCCGCCGTTTATACTAAAATAAAAGAACCCAAAAAAGCGGTTGCGCTTTATAAAGCTATGCTTACAAACGATGCAATGACTAAAGACAGGGGTTATATAGAAAATTTAATTCAGCTTAATTCTTAA